The Paenibacillus sophorae genome has a segment encoding these proteins:
- a CDS encoding pyrimidine-nucleoside phosphorylase, which yields MRAIDIIHKKRDGGELSREEISFLIQGYSRGEIPDYQMSAWAMAVYFQGMNARETGDLTLEMAKSGDQVDLSPIAGIKVDKHSTGGVGDKTTVVLAPLVASAGVPVAKMSGRGLGHTGGTLDKLESISGFSVEMDRERFFAQVGEIGAAVIGQSGNITPADKKLYALRDVTATVESIPLIASSVMSKKIAAGADAIVLDVKTGSGAFMKTLDDSIALAQAMVDIGTQLGRNTVAVISDMDQPLGYGIGNALEIKEGIETLRGNGPKDLTEVCLILGSQMLVLGGKAKDTEEARAILREHIADGSAFEKLKEIVAAQGGDAAQIESPSMLPAARKQVEVKAAADGHIEAIQAEEIGIAAMLLGAGRETKESVIDLAVGIVLSKKVGDAVSAGDILAVLHVNDASESKVKEAEDKVLEAYRITAQPVTPPPLVYAIVTKDGVTRY from the coding sequence ATGCGGGCGATCGACATTATCCATAAGAAAAGAGACGGAGGCGAGCTGAGCCGCGAGGAAATCTCTTTCCTCATCCAAGGCTACAGCCGCGGGGAAATACCTGACTATCAAATGTCCGCTTGGGCGATGGCCGTCTATTTCCAAGGTATGAACGCCCGCGAGACCGGTGATTTGACCCTGGAAATGGCCAAGTCCGGCGACCAGGTCGACCTTAGTCCGATCGCGGGCATCAAGGTGGACAAGCACTCTACCGGAGGCGTGGGGGATAAGACGACCGTCGTTCTAGCTCCCCTAGTGGCATCGGCTGGCGTGCCGGTCGCAAAAATGTCCGGGCGCGGCCTCGGCCACACCGGCGGCACGCTGGACAAGCTGGAGTCCATCTCCGGCTTCTCCGTCGAGATGGACCGCGAGCGCTTTTTCGCCCAGGTCGGCGAAATTGGCGCGGCGGTTATCGGCCAGTCCGGCAATATTACCCCGGCTGACAAGAAGCTGTACGCCCTGCGGGATGTGACAGCTACAGTGGAATCCATTCCGCTCATCGCCAGCTCCGTCATGAGCAAGAAAATCGCCGCCGGCGCGGACGCGATCGTGCTTGATGTCAAGACCGGCAGCGGCGCGTTCATGAAGACGCTGGATGATTCCATCGCGCTGGCGCAGGCGATGGTCGATATCGGAACCCAGCTTGGCCGCAACACGGTCGCCGTCATCAGCGACATGGACCAGCCGCTTGGGTACGGCATCGGCAACGCGCTGGAAATCAAGGAAGGCATCGAAACGCTGCGCGGCAATGGTCCGAAGGACCTCACTGAAGTATGCCTTATCCTTGGCAGCCAGATGCTGGTTCTCGGCGGCAAGGCGAAGGATACGGAGGAAGCTCGCGCGATCCTTCGTGAGCACATCGCGGACGGCAGCGCGTTTGAGAAGCTGAAGGAGATCGTCGCGGCCCAGGGCGGGGATGCGGCCCAGATTGAATCGCCTTCGATGCTGCCCGCCGCCCGGAAGCAGGTAGAGGTTAAAGCGGCAGCAGATGGCCATATCGAAGCGATCCAGGCCGAGGAAATCGGCATCGCCGCCATGCTGCTCGGCGCGGGACGGGAGACTAAGGAATCCGTCATCGACTTGGCCGTCGGCATCGTGCTGTCGAAGAAGGTTGGGGACGCCGTCTCCGCCGGAGACATATTGGCCGTCCTGCATGTGAACGACGCTTCCGAGAGCAAGGTAAAGGAAGCCGAGGACAAGGTGCTTGAAGCCTACCGCATTACGGCTCAGCCGGTAACGCCGCCGCCACTCGTTTATGCCATCGTTACAAAGGATGGCGTAACCCGGTATTAA
- a CDS encoding purine-nucleoside phosphorylase, with protein sequence MTQSANNASEAAYGVQVKEAAAYVESKLGAYKPVIGLILGSGLGDLGDQIEDAVYLPYEEIPHFPRSTVEGHAGRFVIGKLEGKDVIIMQGRFHYYEGYAMRKVVLPVYVLAKLGIGTLVITNAGGGMNRAFKAGDLMLITDHLNMTGDNPLIGPNDPELGVRFPDMSRAYDPEYIALAKKLAPEIKGEDGDSLKLQEGVYAGISGPTYETPSELNMLALLGGDAVGMSTVPEVIAASHSRLKVLGITCITDMAIGDELEPLTHEQVVKVANLTKPKFIGLVRAFVREVQI encoded by the coding sequence ATGACACAATCCGCAAACAACGCATCAGAGGCCGCTTACGGCGTACAAGTAAAGGAAGCCGCCGCCTATGTCGAGTCCAAGCTGGGGGCTTATAAGCCGGTCATCGGCCTGATCCTCGGTTCCGGCCTTGGCGATCTGGGCGACCAGATTGAGGATGCCGTATACTTGCCTTACGAAGAGATTCCTCATTTTCCGCGCTCGACGGTGGAAGGACATGCCGGACGATTCGTCATCGGCAAGCTGGAAGGCAAGGACGTTATCATCATGCAGGGACGTTTCCACTATTATGAAGGCTATGCGATGCGCAAGGTTGTGCTGCCCGTATACGTTCTGGCCAAGCTCGGCATCGGCACGCTCGTTATCACCAATGCGGGCGGCGGCATGAACCGGGCGTTCAAAGCAGGCGACCTGATGCTGATCACCGATCATCTGAATATGACGGGTGACAATCCGCTGATCGGACCGAATGATCCGGAGCTTGGCGTGCGTTTCCCGGACATGTCCCGCGCCTACGACCCGGAATATATCGCGCTTGCCAAGAAGCTGGCGCCGGAAATCAAGGGAGAGGACGGAGACAGCCTGAAGCTTCAGGAAGGGGTATACGCAGGCATTAGCGGCCCGACCTATGAGACGCCTTCCGAGCTTAATATGCTCGCGCTTCTCGGCGGCGACGCCGTCGGCATGTCGACTGTTCCCGAAGTGATCGCCGCGAGTCACAGCAGACTGAAAGTGCTGGGCATTACCTGTATTACCGACATGGCGATCGGCGACGAATTGGAGCCCTTGACGCATGAGCAGGTAGTCAAGGTTGCGAATCTGACCAAACCGAAGTTTATCGGCCTCGTCCGCGCTTTCGTGCGCGAGGTACAGATTTAA
- a CDS encoding purine-nucleoside phosphorylase: MTNTVSLSAIQEAAGYIKSKGAEAPEIGLILGSGLGILADLIQDGISIPYQDIPHFPVSTVEGHEGELLIGTIEGRKVVMMKGRFHMYEGYGPETTAFPVRVMKELGVTSLLVTNAAGGVNTDFSAGDLMLLTDHLNLTGRNPLIGPNDAKLGVRFPDMSESYSRRLIAVARETAKAQNFTFKEGIYAGLLGPCYETPAEIVMLRRLGADAVGMSTVSETIVARHAGIEVLGISCITNMAAGILDQPLSHDEVMETAERVRERFLSLVLALIPNM, from the coding sequence ATGACGAACACAGTAAGCCTCAGCGCGATTCAGGAAGCAGCAGGGTACATCAAGAGCAAAGGGGCGGAAGCGCCGGAAATCGGGCTGATTCTCGGCTCCGGCCTCGGCATTCTGGCTGATTTGATCCAGGACGGGATTAGCATTCCTTATCAGGACATCCCCCATTTTCCGGTGTCCACTGTGGAAGGACATGAAGGGGAACTCTTGATCGGCACGATTGAAGGCCGCAAGGTCGTGATGATGAAAGGCCGCTTTCATATGTATGAGGGCTACGGACCGGAGACGACGGCGTTTCCTGTCCGCGTGATGAAGGAGCTAGGCGTGACCAGCCTGCTCGTGACCAACGCCGCCGGCGGAGTGAATACGGATTTCTCGGCGGGAGATTTGATGCTCCTCACCGACCATCTTAACTTGACCGGCCGCAATCCGCTGATCGGACCGAATGATGCCAAGCTTGGCGTGCGCTTCCCTGATATGTCCGAGTCGTACAGCCGCCGGCTGATCGCTGTGGCGCGCGAAACGGCGAAGGCCCAGAACTTCACGTTCAAGGAAGGCATCTATGCGGGCCTGCTCGGGCCGTGCTATGAGACGCCTGCCGAGATTGTCATGCTGCGCCGCCTGGGCGCCGATGCGGTCGGCATGTCCACCGTATCCGAGACAATCGTCGCCCGCCATGCCGGTATCGAAGTACTCGGCATCTCCTGTATTACGAACATGGCCGCGGGCATTCTGGACCAGCCCTTGTCCCATGATGAGGTCATGGAGACGGCTGAGCGTGTGCGTGAGCGCTTCTTGAGCCTTGTGCTTGCTCTAATTCCGAATATGTAA
- the deoB gene encoding phosphopentomutase has protein sequence MSSFKRICFIVLDSVGIGEAPDAAGFGDAGAHTLGHILERNPGLKLPNMQRLGLANIAPLPPLEPASAPEAYYGKMQEVSVGKDTMTGHWELMGLKIETPFNTYPDGFPAELIQKFEAATGRKVLGNKPASGTEILVEYGEEQMKTGAWIVYTSADSVFQLAAHEEIIPLDELYHACHIARELTMAPEFSVGRVIARPYVGEPGSFTRTPNRHDYAVKPPEPTVMNALADIGKDVIAVGKINDIFTGEGVTASYPTKSNEHGIEVTIEQLREPFDGLLFTNLVDFDSLYGHRRDPEGYGRALEVFDKALPDIMSALGEDDLLIVSADHGNDPVHSGTDHTREYVPLLVYGPKLKTPSSLGVRATFSDVAATIAENFGAAAPQYGTSFLGELK, from the coding sequence GTGTCCTCTTTTAAACGGATTTGCTTTATTGTACTTGACAGCGTCGGCATCGGGGAGGCTCCGGACGCCGCCGGCTTCGGCGATGCGGGCGCGCATACGCTCGGCCATATTCTGGAGCGGAACCCCGGGCTGAAGCTGCCGAATATGCAGCGTTTGGGCCTGGCGAATATCGCCCCGCTGCCGCCGCTAGAGCCGGCTTCGGCACCGGAAGCCTATTATGGAAAGATGCAGGAGGTTTCCGTTGGCAAAGATACGATGACCGGCCACTGGGAACTGATGGGCCTGAAGATCGAGACGCCGTTCAATACGTATCCGGACGGATTTCCGGCGGAGCTGATACAGAAGTTCGAAGCTGCCACAGGCCGCAAGGTGCTTGGCAACAAACCGGCCTCTGGCACCGAAATTCTTGTGGAATACGGCGAAGAGCAGATGAAGACGGGAGCATGGATCGTCTATACCTCGGCGGACAGCGTATTTCAGCTGGCTGCGCATGAGGAGATCATTCCGCTGGACGAGCTGTACCATGCTTGTCATATCGCCCGCGAGCTGACGATGGCGCCGGAATTCTCAGTGGGCCGCGTTATTGCCCGGCCCTATGTCGGTGAGCCCGGAAGCTTTACCCGGACGCCGAACCGGCATGATTATGCAGTGAAGCCGCCGGAGCCGACAGTGATGAACGCGCTGGCAGATATCGGCAAAGATGTAATCGCCGTTGGCAAGATCAACGATATTTTTACGGGCGAGGGCGTGACGGCTTCTTATCCGACCAAGAGCAATGAACATGGTATCGAAGTGACGATTGAACAGCTTCGTGAGCCTTTTGACGGGCTGCTGTTTACGAATCTGGTCGATTTCGATTCCCTCTACGGACACCGGCGCGATCCGGAAGGCTACGGCCGTGCTCTTGAGGTGTTCGATAAGGCACTGCCGGATATTATGTCCGCCTTGGGCGAGGATGATCTGCTGATTGTGTCCGCCGACCACGGCAATGATCCCGTACACAGCGGAACCGACCATACCCGTGAATACGTGCCTCTGCTCGTATATGGTCCGAAGCTTAAGACCCCAAGCAGTCTTGGCGTTCGCGCAACCTTCTCCGATGTGGCGGCGACAATCGCCGAGAATTTCGGAGCGGCGGCGCCGCAGTACGGGACCAGCTTCCTTGGAGAGCTGAAGTAA
- the xerD gene encoding site-specific tyrosine recombinase XerD, with translation MKSHLQAFLQYLSREKNVSPSTLESYGRDVSQFLDYAAGRGVLTADDIRKPLITLYLGGLKAAGRAAATINRNKVSLRAFFQFLLKERLITVDPTLEMEAVRSEKKAPMVLSVEEVERLLAAPDLLTPHGLRDKAMLELLYAAGIRVSELIMLDVGDVKPSLGFARCSGFGGKERVVPIGVIASECVEAYTRDSRDKLLREDKDQPALFLNSLGGRLTRQGFWKIIKKYARETNIRQDITPHTLRHSFAAHLLERGADLRSVQQMLGHADISTTQMYSGIARANMKEVYEKHHPRAR, from the coding sequence ATGAAGTCACACTTGCAGGCCTTTTTGCAGTACCTTTCCCGTGAAAAAAACGTGTCGCCCAGCACCCTGGAATCCTACGGACGCGATGTTTCACAGTTTTTGGACTATGCCGCAGGGCGGGGCGTCCTAACTGCGGACGATATCCGAAAGCCGCTGATTACGCTCTATCTCGGCGGGCTTAAAGCGGCGGGCCGGGCGGCGGCGACCATTAACCGGAACAAGGTCTCGCTCCGCGCCTTTTTTCAATTTCTGCTAAAAGAAAGGCTGATCACCGTGGATCCGACGCTTGAAATGGAAGCGGTGAGGTCTGAGAAGAAGGCTCCGATGGTACTGAGCGTTGAAGAGGTGGAGCGGCTGCTGGCAGCGCCCGATCTCTTGACTCCGCACGGGCTGCGTGACAAGGCGATGCTGGAACTGCTGTATGCGGCCGGAATCCGGGTATCCGAGCTGATTATGCTTGATGTTGGCGATGTGAAGCCCAGCCTGGGATTTGCACGGTGCTCCGGCTTCGGCGGCAAGGAACGGGTGGTGCCGATTGGGGTCATCGCGTCGGAATGCGTGGAGGCTTATACCAGGGACAGCCGGGACAAGCTGCTGCGCGAAGACAAGGACCAACCGGCGCTGTTTCTAAATAGTCTAGGCGGCAGGCTTACCCGGCAGGGCTTCTGGAAAATAATTAAAAAATACGCGAGGGAGACGAATATCCGGCAGGATATTACGCCGCATACGCTGCGGCATTCGTTCGCCGCCCATCTGCTGGAAAGAGGGGCCGATCTGCGCTCCGTGCAGCAGATGCTCGGACATGCCGATATCTCTACGACGCAGATGTATAGCGGCATCGCCCGCGCAAATATGAAGGAAGTTTATGAAAAGCATCATCCCCGGGCGCGGTAA